CCGACATCTCCGCCGGCCGCGTCCAGGTGCGCTACGCCTCGTGCCTGGGGCGCTGTGATCGCCCGGTGGCGGCGCTGGTCAACGACGAATTCCTGGCGGCCCGCTCGGCAGACCAGTTGGCGACGCTCGCCACCGACGCCCTCCGCGGCTCTCCGCCGGCGGCCGACACCGACAGCGCGTACCGACCCCACGCCAACTCGCCGTGGCGGATCGACCCGTATGCCGCGCCGTCGGACGCTCCCATCCCCTACGCCGCCGTCCGCCGGCTCGTCGATCTGGTCACCGCGGGCGCCGGCCAGACGCTGATCGACGAGCTCAAGACCGCCGATCTGCGTGGCATGGGGGGCGCCGGAGTGCCGGCCCACCAGAAGTGGAGCGACGTCTGGAAAGCCAAGGGCGACCGGAAGTTCATCGTCTGCAACGCCGACGAGAGCGAGCCCGGCACGTTCAAGGACCGGGAACTGCTCACCCGCCATCCCCACCTCGTCCTCGAGGGGGTGATCATGGCCGGGCTGCTCACCGGCGCCACGCGCGGCTGGATCTACATCCGCCACGAGTACGCCGAGCAGATCGAGATCATGAAGGCCGAAATCGCACGGGCGACGGCTGCGGGAGCCTGCGGGGCGGAGATCCGCGGCACGGGCCGGAGCTTCCCGGTAGAGGTCTTCGCCAGCCCCGGCGGCTACATCTGCGGCGAGCAGAGCGCCCTGATCGAGGCCATCGAAGACCGTCGCGCCCAGCCGCGCAACAAGCCGCCGCAACTCGAGACCAACGGCATCGAGGACAAGCCGACGCTCGTCAGCAACGTCGAGACATTCGCCTGGGCCCCGGCGATCCTCCTCCGCGGCGGCCAGTGGTATGCCGACGGCGGCATCAACGGCTGCAAGGGGAGGCGATTGTTCTCGGTGTCGGGCGACGTCCGCCGTCCGGGTGTCTACGAAGTGCCCAACGGGATGCCGATCCGCGAGCTCGTCCACGACCTCTGCGGTGGCA
This portion of the Planctomycetota bacterium genome encodes:
- a CDS encoding NADH-quinone oxidoreductase subunit L; protein product: DISAGRVQVRYASCLGRCDRPVAALVNDEFLAARSADQLATLATDALRGSPPAADTDSAYRPHANSPWRIDPYAAPSDAPIPYAAVRRLVDLVTAGAGQTLIDELKTADLRGMGGAGVPAHQKWSDVWKAKGDRKFIVCNADESEPGTFKDRELLTRHPHLVLEGVIMAGLLTGATRGWIYIRHEYAEQIEIMKAEIARATAAGACGAEIRGTGRSFPVEVFASPGGYICGEQSALIEAIEDRRAQPRNKPPQLETNGIEDKPTLVSNVETFAWAPAILLRGGQWYADGGINGCKGRRLFSVSGDVRRPGVYEVPNGMPIRELVHDLCGGMSRPLKAFAPSGPSGGFLPARIPVAALPRGWEKRAPAGLVADGDTIDLLDIQLDLQRFRDLGLALGAGIVVYDDSRDIAVEAVNCSQFFRDESCGKCVPCRIGSEKITGISERLLAGTVGADEYAAQRRLIDELTRAMEMTSICGLGMVAAKPVQSAIQFFPADVERHLRTAAPGGRR